The nucleotide sequence GCACCAGAGAGTACAAGCTGCTTCTCATTTGTTACAATTGTCTGTTTGTACGGATCGGAAGCAGGCCATAAAGTCGGATGCCCTCCTTGCCATCCTTCGTGTGACACATAATTCTTATGCAACTTTGGAGGCAACTGATTTCGTAGAGTCTTATCAGAACTAGAATCCACATTAGATACCAATGACGCATCAGATTGCTCCAATCCTCTGTTCTTGGTAAAGCTGGGCTTTTTACGCAGGGCAGCATCTACTGCTGCTCGTAACCTATTACCCTTATTTATATCCTCCTTAACGTTTTTGGTGGTAGAGAGATCACTATCAGGCACGCCTGAGGTGTCGCTGGATTCTGCAGTCTGACATACCTTTTGATGTGATGGTAAGCCTTTTGCACCAGATAATAGGCTAGACCTTTGGCGTTTACCAACGgcttctttgcttttcttccCAACCTCTCTAGATTCCCTGGACCGCGGCAATCCATCATGTATAGCTACAGTACCGTGGCTTGGTGTGCCCTCACCCGTACAAGAAGGGGATGGCAGTTCGTCCCTACAGTCGGCTTGACTTGAACTTTGTTCGCTGCCACTGCACTTTTCATTTTTGGAAACATCTCCTCCTGCATAGGGAAGAAATAAATAACTAGAGCTCAATCAAGATATCTTTAAAAGGGGAATCTTATACTAAAACgatcaaaacataaacaaccaaagtacaatcaaaaaataaagtaaagtaCCAATTTATTGACAAAAAGATAAGTATCATACCCGAAGCAACTGGATTTTCTAGACGGTTTCGGTTAAGATTGCTGACTTGCTTCGTCAAGCTACCTCGTTTACCATCAGACTGCAAACCCTTCAAATCACGATTATTGTTTGCATGTGAAACAGACGAATTGCCGCGTGATTTCAACTTCTGGTCGATGGAGGATGCTGACACTTTAGCTTCTGTATTACGATCTTTCACTTGCTTTGAGCTTTTTCCTTCTTGCAAATGATGGACTTTCGATCCAAGCATTTTTGCATGTGAGTCGTTACCACTAGAACTCCCTACATCTGTAGTTCTACTTGACATTGATTTTCCAACATTTCTATTACCCCCCTCCTTTAACTCGAGTGCAGTATATTCTTTGCCAGTCTTCTGTCTTGGGTGAATAGCATCATCCATAAGTTGCACTTTCGGTTTCGAGCTCGAACAATTGAAGGAACTGGATTTCAAATATGCacctgaagaaacaaaaaactagGTAATGCTATACAACCTGCAAAATCaacagaaataaaacaaaagagaaaaggaataGTTGCGTTTATGCAGCCTACCTTTTGGAGGTTGGAGCTGTGAACCAGTAGATCGTGCACTCTCTGTGTCATCACTGAATGATGTTTGATGATTTAGCTTTCCCCTTAACCTGTCTAAGCCCTTGAATGATGTTTCCCGAGATAAAGCACCTATTCTGGGGAGTATAGATTTCTTGGGTGACCCAGTTGGAGCCTCAACCGCCTGTCTTTTCGCATCTGGAGCTGCCTCAATTTTATCTGCGTGCCTTTTACCAGAACTATGTGCATTGAGGGTTACctcagtttctctctttctcttagatTCTGCATATTCAACTTCCAGTTCGTTAGACAAAATGGAAACAGCAAACGTCGATCCAAAATTCATGCTAATTCATTCCGCTGATTTTCATTTCACATATAGCATGTCCGGTTAAATATTCAGCTTTACCTTGCTTCTGCTTTTCAGCTTCCTCAGCACATTCTTCACATAGCCAATCATCCCCAGGAACTTCATTGAGCCTTTCCCGCATGCAATAGCTACGTAAAAAGAAACACACAACTATATTACTATCACAGAAAATGGCCCTACCTTGAGTTATGATTGATGGAAGACATGACAGTCAGAATCAATGGTTAATAtctatccaaaaaaataatattcctaACATGTGGACAAATGCCAAATGGAATTTGGCTATTAGTATGCTTTCTCTCCCATGTATAGAAGAGTAGGCTTACGTGTGCTCTGCACCATCACTGCATCCGCTACAGATAGCGAGTAAATCTTCACGACCAGCATCTCCACAGATATCACAAACCTTTACCtattcagcaaaaaaaaaaaggaaaaacctTTCACATGAAAATCATTCCACCGAGCAAATATTGCAACAAAAGACAAAGTAGATATGTTCGCTAATTTCTCTGAATATGAGACAAAACAGCCTTACTTACATCATGTTCCAGCAGTTCAGAATCATCACCCTCGCTCTCAGACACAGCTGATGAGATTGGCTCATCTGATATATTTAACGAAGAGCTTTTACTTGATTTACCATCCTTCCTATTCTCGCCTGAACGTGAAGATCCTTCAACTGAagattcctctctctctttgtcaCCCCCTGGTCCTGAATTTTCCTTGAAATTTCCTCTCTCAGAACTGACTCTGTCCTCATGGTTTGATGACGGATTATGCAAAGATTGTAATCTCACTTCATCTTTCCTAGATCCACCCAGAATAGGATCAGAAACCAGAgctgaattcaaatttttggcTCGATCATCAGACAATATCCCATCTTCCTGGCCCTCTACACAATTAGAGCTCTGATCTAACACATTAGCTGATGCAGAGACTTTCTGATTCATCCTGCTCCCAGAAAGAGATGTCTTAGAAATCATTGCAACAGCTCCGGAATCATCTGATATCCCAGAACATCTTATGGTTTCCTTACTCTCAGCATTCTCAGAGAGAGCATCATGACTGGAATTAACAAGATTGCTTGCTTCACTAGCAGTGTTATTTAAACTGTTGTGAGTATTAGTCATGGAAGCAGGCAAAAGATCGTCCTCGTTGACAGAACACTGGCTGCCCCCTACTCCATGACAGTTTTCATCTGATGACTCGTCCAACTTTGATACTGTGGAACCTACATTACGGTGCATGCATGATGAACATGGAGCAGAACAAACATTACAAGTTCCAGACTCCACTTTTGAGAAACCTCTCTGACCCACTGGACGCTTACCAACTCTTCTATCAGCCTGCACGAGATATAATTACATAGAAAATGTTAAAAGTGATTGACAGaaacaattaagaaaaagaaaacaatcatcAAAGGAGTAAATTGGAGAGTCTATAGTTATGGCGATAACAATATATGAAGCTGTTATATTACTTAGAACCACCAACTTCACAGCTTCATCAAAAGCTATCATGATCACATCAATCAAGAGTAAAACGATCAAGCTTTCATCATGATCTAATGCTTAATATACAACTTCATCATCACTTCTTCTCATCCAGGAAACGGTACAGCAACAagataagggaaaaaaaaaaaaagagggtttAGCTGATCTCACCATCTACAATAAAATTAGTTCTCCCCGAGTCGCAAACCGATTTCTATCAAGCTCTTCGCAACTGTTACAAAGAGACAAAGAACATATTAAAAACTGCAGAACATTTTCCAACAAAATGGAGATCACATACACATAAAAGAGCAGctaaacattaacaaaatttacacTTTTTTAAACCAAACCCAGAAGACAACACAACCAATCACCACAAAATTATCTCAACAGGAGAACGAACCCAAAAAACACGGACTCTTCCAGATAATCTAACGTAgtaatttttatacaaaaaaaaaaaaaaaaaatccctaaaattGGGAAATAACATTACATGATTCAGGTATCCAAATCATCTCCCTTTGAATTGGCTTTTCCCCATCATCTCCATCACCCTAtcgagaaaacaaaattaaaacgaaaccctaatttccctcTCCAACTCCtacaaaccctaaatcctcTCTATCAATCCAGATTTGATGATGCcaatttgataaaaatctaTCTCTCCCCCACACACCCTTACACTGGTCTAAAGATTTTTCAGTGATGGCTCTCCCCTAAGTTTCTTCTGGGTTAAATTGCCTTTTCCTCGTGATATACACAAACAACACGAGCCAGAGATGAAAGCTGTAGATATATACCTCTCTCAGGATCTATACACGCCCACATCGATacttacatacatacatacctatatctatatctatatatatatatattcagtcgtatataaaattttatttgttttgacgAATATTTGTTGGATttagtcacacacacacaagattATAGTAAGAGCTTTTTAAACGCGGTTACTTTTACTACCGAAACCACAGTAACTAAattaccttcttctttcttttaatcttGTCTTTGTGGTCCTCTCCTGATACCTccttagacatatatatatataggggatagATGTGTGCATTTGatatatagtaataaatatgtgaattataaattttacaaaatcatgGCTTTGTAAATCTCTTTATtagctgtcaaaaaaaaaaaaactctttattgAAAATACAtcttataaaattaaagaaaattattagattgcctttttagtattatttaggAAGACTTTTTTTCTCTGGTTTAAACTATTTGTGGTCTTTAATTGgtcaaatgaagaaaaaaaaaaggaaaaaaaaagtataacttTAATTTTGAGTCTTTCTTAATCCAATAGGCAATTAATAGCCAACTAATTACACCCTATTAAAAACTAAACCACCAACTCACAAATCACAATAGACTTAAAGAGTAATCAATTTAAACCGGTCCAATTCCGGTCTAATCTGGTTTAGTTTTTGAGATTAACCTTCTATGGTCGGAGCACgcattttcccgccaaaaaagaGCGGCACGAGGTACAGTTGCgttaaaaccctaaattgaatCGTCGTTCTCGATTGCTCTCCTCTCACCCAACGACAATCTCACATGGCACCCTCCGGCACCGTCGCCGATCCTCCGCTTACTTCAACCACCGATTCATTCAATTCCGGCGACACAGCAGAGAACGATATTCGGgtcccttttctctctctctctctccgtcaaAAATTGTTTCATCACTCTTCACTTAATTTTGAATTGGACATTCGATTTCGTCctgagtttttttcttcatgGCAGCCATTTTTTGTACTCCACAAGGCTTCATCTGGGAGTAGTCTCCATGGGAAACAAACTGGGAATGTGAAAAGCAAACGGAGGATTGAGTCACCGAATCCTAAAATTGCTAAGAGATCTGAAGTCGAAAGCGTTGAAGAAGGAGATGCCCAGTTTTTCTCAACTTCACGCTTGAAAGTGTTCGACACTGTCTGGTCCAAAATCGAAAAGACAATCGAAGTCAGTctcaatttattttaattaaataaatttcctTCTTATGTGTTTGAATCTTCAACGTTATGATTAAAAATCGCAGGATGTTCTGAGAAATTCGAACTCGAAAGTATTTAGTGGGATTCATGATTGGATACGAGAATCATTTGAATCGATCGTATCATCTGGAGCACTGAGGTTATCAGAAGCAGTTCGATCTTATCCTGTTTTAACTCAGTCTTCTTCCAAGCAACTGCATACTGCTATGGTTCTCACCAGTAAGTCCTTTAAAAAGATTAGTAAACTTTCATAGCCATTATAAGGGTCTAGTCACTCTTACGTCGCTTCTTCTTTTATAGTAACTTTGTATTAATCTTTTAGGGAATCTGGAAATGGTTGATGATTTATTGACATTTGAAGAACTGGAGTTGCATTTGAAGTCTCATGGATGCCATGTGGCTAAGCTTTCATCTATGGACTTCTCAGCCAAGAGTGGTGTAGGAGGTTGCCTTAGAGTTTTGTTGCGCCAGTTTGTGATGCCAAGCGTAGATGTTAGTAATATCTTCGTATCCTTTAGTTTTGTGGCCTACTTGCACAGTTACTGTATCCACTGAGTGCTTTTCTTCGTA is from Camelina sativa cultivar DH55 chromosome 20, Cs, whole genome shotgun sequence and encodes:
- the LOC104769950 gene encoding uncharacterized protein LOC104769950; translation: MADRRVGKRPVGQRGFSKVESGTCNVCSAPCSSCMHRNVGSTVSKLDESSDENCHGVGGSQCSVNEDDLLPASMTNTHNSLNNTASEASNLVNSSHDALSENAESKETIRCSGISDDSGAVAMISKTSLSGSRMNQKVSASANVLDQSSNCVEGQEDGILSDDRAKNLNSALVSDPILGGSRKDEVRLQSLHNPSSNHEDRVSSERGNFKENSGPGGDKEREESSVEGSSRSGENRKDGKSSKSSSLNISDEPISSAVSESEGDDSELLEHDVKVCDICGDAGREDLLAICSGCSDGAEHTYCMRERLNEVPGDDWLCEECAEEAEKQKQESKRKRETEVTLNAHSSGKRHADKIEAAPDAKRQAVEAPTGSPKKSILPRIGALSRETSFKGLDRLRGKLNHQTSFSDDTESARSTGSQLQPPKGAYLKSSSFNCSSSKPKVQLMDDAIHPRQKTGKEYTALELKEGGNRNVGKSMSSRTTDVGSSSGNDSHAKMLGSKVHHLQEGKSSKQVKDRNTEAKVSASSIDQKLKSRGNSSVSHANNNRDLKGLQSDGKRGSLTKQVSNLNRNRLENPVASGGDVSKNEKCSGSEQSSSQADCRDELPSPSCTGEGTPSHGTVAIHDGLPRSRESREVGKKSKEAVGKRQRSSLLSGAKGLPSHQKVCQTAESSDTSGVPDSDLSTTKNVKEDINKGNRLRAAVDAALRKKPSFTKNRGLEQSDASLVSNVDSSSDKTLRNQLPPKLHKNYVSHEGWQGGHPTLWPASDPYKQTIVTNEKQLVLSGADTIPPRSMELEVNFPSIKPVMRDFPLVPSPVILRSSAIPDHESIWQGDLEVRKIRNQLAMCSGMQAHLSTLASPRVAEVVNKFPEKFSLNEVPRLSTWPGQFQKLGTKEDHIALFFFAKDIESYERNYKPLVDNMIKNDLALKGNLDNVELLIFASNQLPLNCQRWNMLYFLWGVFRGRGETCTNPQKSTSLPTSNVMPRDRDPNELCQTSSPSKHLEKVSSPRESSFNRIETRNGTEAISHENPSNIVSSTERSPSTKEEIAPKVEQAGENNIPHQATGISSGDSLVRKVQETEEQGLGGRKDVTSTVMGSGIESHGEDNPLEKDLNCNQASHRKRSLWELTRPANEDSSAINKKVELNNDGLCEGSPNKKLKTENGSSSFSRDTSGHDSGIMKKSPTIVFPLDLNVERDDDSEMVDNLIPLGNEENKRGLISGTVPNLELALGAEEGNEDTMGLLPFLGGSDEQSSSNSMKNEKQKAEEEDDEDEADAASLSLSLSFPGNEERKNVNAPLFLFRDLPR